The Bifidobacteriaceae bacterium genome segment GAGCGGTATGCGGCGGGGTCGGTGCCGGAGCCTTTTCCCACTTATGTGGCGGGTTACCGTCAGTGGGAGTCGTTGGGCCGCCATGTGCTGAAGGGGCAGCGCGGGTATGTGATCCAGGCTCCGGTGTTGAAACGGTTGGCGTCGGCGACGCCGGGCGATCCGGGGTCGTGGCGGCGGCTCGGGTTCAAGGAGAAGCCCGCCGCAGGGGAGCAGGTGCGCCGCCAGATCGTGAGCGTGCGCCCGGCCTACGTGTGGGACGTGTCGCAGACTGATGGGGAGCCGCTGCCGGAGCGCCCCCGGCCGGTCCTGCTGGAGGGCCAGGCCCCGGCCGGCTTGTGGGACGGCCTGGCCGCCCTGGTTGAGGCGGACGCGTTCGCGGTCTCGACTGTCGCGTCGGCCCAGGACCTGGCTGGCGCGAACGGCGTCACCGATTACGTGGAGCGGACGGTCCGGGTCCGCGCCGACATGGACCCGGCCGCGAGGGTGAAGACGTTGGCGCACGAGTTGGCGCACGTCCGCATGCACCAGCCGCCCGGGGACGGCGAGCCCCGCGGTTGCCGAGGGGTCAGGGAGGTTGAGGCGGAGTCGGTGGCCATGATGGTGGGCGCCGCCCACGGTATGCCGACCGGCGGGTACACCATCCCGTATGTGTCTGCCTGGGCGGCGGGCGTGGTCGGCAAGACCCCGGCGGAGGTGGTCCAGTCGACTGGTGAGCGGGTCCGGGCGGCCGC includes the following:
- a CDS encoding ssDNA-binding domain-containing protein — encoded protein: MSNRDWLCSREAKLEALHERLAGAVESLVSGEDWVSAVVFAARFRSRSFSNTVLIYAQHVERYAAGSVPEPFPTYVAGYRQWESLGRHVLKGQRGYVIQAPVLKRLASATPGDPGSWRRLGFKEKPAAGEQVRRQIVSVRPAYVWDVSQTDGEPLPERPRPVLLEGQAPAGLWDGLAALVEADAFAVSTVASAQDLAGANGVTDYVERTVRVRADMDPAARVKTLAHELAHVRMHQPPGDGEPRGCRGVREVEAESVAMMVGAAHGMPTGGYTIPYVSAWAAGVVGKTPAEVVQSTGERVRAAASAILDRLDTAQLGGGDPPGLDRVKLAAGAAGTPGLGREPVPAAVLPVAAGLGAGL